A stretch of DNA from Brachyspira pilosicoli:
TAACACAATAACTCCTTTCCATGCATGCGATATATCTGCAGGGCTTAATTCCATATGAGAAGCTATTGATATTGAAAGATAAAGAAATATCCAAAAACTTAATTGCTTTAATGAAGAATTAACTATAATATTATTTATTATATTTTTTGATATATAATAAATTGAATTAAATATATTAAAAAACTCATTATAAGCAAAAGAAAAAACGCCGTATTTATTGCTATAATTTATCTTTGGTATATTAAAAATATTTTCTTTAAGCTCCGGCTGTAAAACTATAAAAAGCAAATAAACAATAAAACTTCCAACTATAATTGGTGCTATGCCTATAAAAAAATTCCCAAGCTGCTGATACCAACTGCGAGAATCATAGCTATGAAGAACATAGCCTATTGTGTCAGATTTGGTATTAAAAAGTTTTATATCATCAATTCTATGCCTAAATATAATGCAAAATAAGGCATGAGAGATTTCATGTATTGGCGTTCCTATCCAGCCTGTTATATATAATTCTGCCTTGCTTCCTAAAGTCTTTGCAAATAATCTTCTTGTTGTATAAGAAATAAAATAAAGCAAAAATCCAAATATTATAACATTGCCGAATAATCTAATTAAATCTATTACAGTCTTTGAAACTATTATAAACAAAAAATAAAATACATCTTTAATCATTGTGTTAGTTTATATCGGAAATAATAATGTTTATAGTGAAAGAAAATTAAATATATAAAAAAACATAAAAAAATTAATTATTTTGTTTGACTTTTATGTTTTTTTGAATATAATAACTACATATAGAAATATTAAAAGGAGTGAAAAATGTACTTATCGTATAACACCTGTCAAATTAATTTAACTTCAAATATTCATTTTCAACTTTCTAAATTCTATAAGTCTTTCAAACGTAAGTAATTCTAAATATTAATCTTAATTAAAAACAATAAAAAATTATAAAATATTATTAAAAAAATTAACTTAATACTATATTTAAAAGTTAACATATTATATTATTAATTTATAGTATTACAAGGTTATAAGTGTATGCAAAAAAATAAATATTTAATATTAGATGATAAACTTAATTCTATCGAGAAATATTTAATAGATTTAAGGCGAGATTTGCACAAACACCCTGAATTAGGCTTTGAAGAGTTTTACACATCTAAAAAGATTTCTTCTATACTAAAAAGTTTAAATATAAAACATAAAGTAAAAGTGGCAGAAACAGGAATAGTAGCAGATATAGAAGGAGAAGATAAAAGTTTTACAGTGGCATTTAGGGCTGATATGGATGCTTTACCTATGGAAGACTTAAAAAAATGCGAATACTCTTCAATAAATAAAGGTAAATGTCATTCTTGCGGACATGATGTTCATACTACAATATTAACAGGAATTGCAAAATATTTTTCTGAAATAAAGCCGCCATGCAATATAAGGCTAATATATCAGCCTGCAGAAGAGACTACAGGCGGTGCTTTACCAATGATTAAAAAGAATGCATTAAAAAATGTTAATGTAATATATGGTCTTCATGTTAATCCAGAATTAAAAGTTGGAAGCATTGGTGTAAAATATGGAGCAATGTATGCTAGTTCAAATATGTTTGATGTAAAAGTGTATGGAAAATCTGCACATGGGGCAAAATCATACAATGGAATAGACAGCATATTAATAGCTAGTCATATACTAACTCAAATGCATAGTTATACTTCATCATTTACAGATGGAAGTATGAGGCTTCATGTTGGGTTGATAAATGGAGGAAGTGCGAGAAATATTGTTGCTGATTCTGTAAAAATGGAAGGCATTATAAGAATGCTTTGCGATGATAAAAAAAGAAAAGAGAGACTAACTGCAATAGAAAAAATTGTTAAAAACACTGCATATAGTTTTAATGCTAAAGCAGAGTTTATAAATATGCCTTCGTATCCTGCTTTGATTAATCATAGCAATGCTGTAGATATAGTAAGAGAATCTGCTAATAATATTAAATTAAATATTGTAGAAGAAAATGCTAATATGACAACAGAAGATTTTAGCTATTATCTTCAAAACATAAGCGGTGCTTTTTTTAGCTTGGGAGTTGCAAACAAAAAAATAAACTACCCTATTCATAATAGTATGTTTGATATAGATGAAAGTGCTATTAATATAGGAGTAAAAATGCAGATAGCTAATGTTTATGAAAGTTATTTAAAAAAAGATTTATTTAAAAAAATAAAAAACAACTAATAAATAAAAAAAAGGAGAAAAATTATGTCATTATTCGAAGGAGCTGGTGTAGCTTTAATAACACCATTTACAAAAGACGGAGAGATTAATTATAAAAAACTTGCTGAACTTATAGAATATCAAATAGCAAATAAAACAGATGCCATAATAGCAGCAGGAACAACAGCAGAAAGTGCTACACTTACAAGGGAAGAGAGAATAGAAGTAATAAAATTCTGTATAGAAGTTACAAATAAAAGAACAATGCTTATAGCAGGTACAGGAACTAATGTCACCAAAACAGCAGTGGAACTTACACAAAAATCATGCGAATATGGTGCAGATGCTATAATGGCAGTAACTCCATATTATAACAAAGGTAATGAAAGCGGACTTATTGACTACTACACACAAATAGCAAATGCATCAAAAGCACCTGTTATAATGTATAATGTACCTTCAAGAACAGGTGTAAAACTTCCGCTTAATGTTATTAAAAAATTATCTGAAATATCAAATATAGTAGCAATTAAAGAAGCAAGCGGAGATATGAGCTATACTGCCGATATTGCAAACATTGCTCCGAAATTAGACTTATATTCTGGAAATGATGATATGGTTACTCCTATACTTGCTTTGGGAGGTAAAGGAGTTATATCTGTTACAAGCAATATTATACCTAAAGAAAATCATGATATGGTAATGAACTTCCTTAATGGTAAAGTAGAAGAATCTATAAAAGCACAAGTACATTATATAGATTTAGTGAGAGCTATGTTTATAGAGGTTAATCCAGTGCCTATAAAAGAAGCTATGAATATAATGGGCTTTGATGTTGGACCTTGCCGTTCACCTCTTGGACCTTTAAGTGAAAAAAATAGAGAGTATGTAGCTCAAATAATAAATAAATATGGGATTAAAAAATGAATACAACTAAAATAATAATACATGGTATTGGAACAATGGGAACTATATTAAAAGATATAGTTGAAAAAGATGATAGTTTAGAGTTAGCTGGTTTTGCTGATAATCTTACTAATGAAAAAGGTGATGTAATAGTAGACTTTTCTCATTTTTCATTAATTGAAGATATGCTTAATTATGGAGTAAAAAATAATATACCTATTGTAATATGTACTACAGGTTATGATGATAAAATATTAGAAAAAATAAATGAAGCATCAAAAAAGATTCCTATAGTGCTTGCTTCAAATACTTCAATAGGTGTAACACTTATGAATGAGATAGTTTCAAAAGTTGCAAGTGTATTGAATGATTTTGATATAGAGATAGTAGAAACTCATCATAATAAAAAGATAGATTCTCCAAGCGGTACAGCTAAAACTTTATATAACACTATTAATAACACTTTGAATAATGAAATGCATTTAGTTAATGGCAGAAGCGGTACGCACAAAAGAGAAAAAAAAGAAATAGGAATGCATTCATTGAGAGGCGGAAGCGTGGTTGGAGAGCATAGTGTTATATTTTATGGAGATGATGAGGCGATTGAGATTACTCATAAGGCTATGTCAAAAAAGATATTTGCTCATGGCTCTATTAAGGCTGCTAAATTCCTCGTTGGTAATAAATCTCCAAAACTCTACAACATGAAAGAAGTATTATCTTAATTTTTAATAATAAAGTTATGAGCATTATGATAAAACTTATATTATGCTCATAACTTTTTAATATAAAAATTAATAATAAAAAATAATTAAAAATTGATTAATTTTTCCTTGACAAAATATAAAAATAAATTATAATTCTCCTTAAAGAAATAAAAATAATATTTCTTCCTGTATTAGGATTACAAAATGAAAAACAAATTAATCAATCTTTTTTCTTATTCATCTATCCTCTTCTTGAGGTGATCCTTAATTTCTTTTTCCAACTTTAATTTAAAATAATAAAAAATAGCAAATATAGTATAATAGTTTTTCTATTATGCATTATATTATACATTTTATACTTTTATTAACTATTTAAGGAGATTTCTATATGAAAATCGTAAATTCTTGGAATGATTTTGACCCATTAAAACATGTAATAGTAGGTAGAGCTGACAACTGCTGTATAGCTCCATCAGAACCAGCTTCAAAAGCTAAAGTACCATTAAACAGTCCAATGAGAGGTATGACAGGACCAAGACCATTGGATACTGTAGAAAAAGCAAATGCTCAATTAGATAATCTTTGTAAAATCTTAGAGCAGCATGGAGTAAAAGTTGATAGACCTACTCCTCTTCAATGGAATCAAGCAGTTGTAACACCTCATTTTATGACTGGAAGTATGTTTGGCTGTATGCCACCAAGAGATGTACTTTTAACTATTGGTAATGAAATAATAGCAGCTCCTATGTCTTTTAGATCAAGATATTTTGAGTATTTGGCTTATTCACCTATACTTAGAAAATACTTTGATGAAGACCCTGATTTTAAATGGATATCTGCTCCACGTCCAGAACTTGGAGATGCAAGTTATGATATGCATTATTTTGACGGAGATGTTACTGAAGAAGTTTTGCTTGAAAGAACTGCTAAGCTTCATATGGTTACAACAGAACATGAAATACTTTTTGATGCTGCTGATGTTATGAGAGTTGGTAAAGATTTATTCTGTCAGCATGGTTTAACTACAAACAGAAAAGCTATGGAATGGTTAAGAAGACAGTATCCAGACTTTAGAGTACATGCTGTAAACTTCCCTGGAGACCCTTATCCAATACACATTGATGCTACTTTTGTACCTTTAAGACCTGGTTTAATAATTAACAACCCTACAAGAAAACTTCCAGTTGAACAAAGAAAAATATTTGAAGCTAATGGTTGGGAAATTGTTGATGCTGCTAAACCTGCACATGAAACTCCTCCGCCTCTTTGTTATTCAAGTGTATGGCTTTCTATGAACTGTTTGGTATTAGACCACAAAACAGTATTAGTTGAGGCAAGCGAAGTTTATCAAATGGAGCAAATGGATAAATTGGGAATGAATGTTATACCTGTACCATTTAGAGATGCTTATCCGTTTGGCGGCGGTTTGCATTGTGCTACTGCTGACGTTTACAGAGAGGGTTCTTGTGAAGACTACTTCCCTAAACAAGTGGATGACCCTACTTTAGTTACTTACAAAAAGTGGTAATTTGTATATAGATTGTGTTTTTTATATTGGAGGCGGGCCAAACTCGTCTCCATTTTTATATATAAATTATAATTGTTTTAATTTTATTGTTTGTATAAGTTTTTTATTCAACTTTTTCCCGCAGCAAAAAGTTTTCGCCCTTCGGGCACGCTTCGCGAAAGTGCAAGTATTCGAATTTTATATCTAAAAAATATATATAATGACACTATATGTTTATGTATATACTTCATAAAAATGCAGTTCTTTTGCTTCTTTTATACCAATAAAAGAAGTGGGGTGCGGGGCAAAGCCCTGCAAATATTTTAATATAAACAAATAGTTTTTTTATATTAATGTATGTTTTATTCAGCTTTTTCCCACCTTACACAGTGTGGACTTCATCAAAAAAGCAAACTGTTGCTCTGCTTTTTTAAAAATCAATTATTCGTATCATAAACCTCTTTGTTATTATAAAAATCTGTTTTCTTAATGTTTGTGTTATAATATATTATAGAAAGCAAACTCATTAATATAATCTGAGCTACAGGCATTGCAAGCCACACACCATTAAGCTTAAAAAATATAGGAAGAATCATTATGCATAATGGACTTACAAATAAAGGATCTATATATGTTAAAAAACTTGCATATTTACTTTCACCAGAAGAATAAAAATAAGCAGTACCAATTCTTACCATAGGCTGAAGTATAAACGATATAGCTATTATAGGCATGGCAATACTTACAATGTTGTTGGTTTCTATTGAAGCACCAAACATAATGCCTAATTTATTTTTAAACAAAAGAACTACTATTATTAATATAGAGCCTAACACAGAAGAAAATAATATTCCTCTTTTTAATACTTTTCTCATAAGCTCTTCTCTTTTAGCACCTTTAAAAAAACTAATCATAGGCTGACAACCTTCTGCAATACCCTCAAATAAATATATTATAGAGCCGTAAATATAATTAATTACAGAATAAACACTAGTTCCAATATATCCGCCATATTTTATGCATTGTAAATTATTGAATATTACTATTAAAGAAGGAGCCATTACAAGACCAAAAGGTGAAAGACCTATTTGAATAGCTCTTTTACTCATAGATAAATCAAAATCTGATAATCTTATTTTTGTTCTATATTTCTTTCTAATAAATAAATAATATATAGAAATAGCAGAAACTATTGCTTGTGCTATAATTGTAGCTAATGCAGCCCCAAAAGTTCCTAATCTTAAAACCATTAAAAACACATAGTCTAATATAATGTTAGTTATAAGACCTATACCCATAAAGCTCATAGCATGTATAGTTTTACCAGAATTTCTTATTATAGGCATACTTCCTGCAGATATAATTTGAAAAGTTCCTCCTAATATAATAGTTGTAATATAACTATTAGCTTGCTCAAATATTATCCCCCTTGCACCAAGCTGATAAATTAATTTGTTTTTTATTAAAAGAAGTAATACAGTTAATATGATGCTTGCTATTATTAAAGTAATAAATGTATTAATTTTCGCCTTATTAAACTTATCTATATTTCCAGCTCCAAGATATGTAGACATTATAACAGAACCGCCCATTCCAAGCATAGCAGCTGTAGCAAATAACACTGTTCCTATAGGATAAACCAAATTGATTGCAGTAAGCCCATTGTCTCCCATAGAATTTCCTACAAAAAAGCCATCAACTACTATATAAAGCCCTCCAAGCATAGTTGATACTATAGAAGGAAGTACGTATTTGAAAAAAGATTTTTCCATCTCTTCTACTCTATTTATCATTGAAGCTCCTTAAAACATATTATAAAACATAACTTTTATATAGTCCGATAGTAGACTATTATATCCATTTAAAAATTATTGTCAATACTAAAAAACTTATATCAAGTAATTTTTATATAAATATTTTTTGATTGCAAAAAAGTTAACATAATTTATAATTTAATAAAATATAGTTTTAAGGAAAATAAATGCCAATAAGACTTGCAACTTCTGAAGATACAAAACAAATATTAGATATATACTCAAATTATATTGATACAAACATAACATTTGAATACTCACTGCCAAGCATAGAAGAGTTTGAAAAAAGAATAAAAAATATAATAGAAGTGTATCCCTATTTAGTATATGAAGAAGATGAAAAAATATTAGGATACGCATACGGCCATAGTTTTATGGAGAGAGAGGCATATAAATGGGACGTAGAACTTTCTATATATATGGATTATAATTATAAATCAAAAGGATTAGGAAAAAAGCTTTGTCTAACACTAATTAATATTCTTAAATATCAAGGTTTTAAAACACTTTATTCCAGAGTAACATCAGGCAATGCGGCAAGTGAAAAGTTTCATGATTATTTTGAGTTTAAAAAATGCGGTATTCTTTATAACACAGGATATAAATTATCCAAATGGCATGATGTAATCATATATGAAAAGCAAATTAATGAATATGATGAAAAACCAAAAGATATAATAAAGATAAAAGATATAGATAGAGACACACTCAAAACTATAATATCAACTATTTAAATAAAAAATATTTTTTATATTTTTATTTGCAGTGGCTAGACACCGTATCCCCACATTATTTTATGATATGACTTAAATATTTGCACTTTTTGCAACTTTTTGCGGCGGGAAAAAGTTGAATAAAACAAAAACTTATATTGTAATTGTTTAACTATATCTTATATAAATATATATTCATTAAAAATATTCGAAGCATTAATTTTATTATATGAATCTCCGCCTCTCCAATGCATTAATTTCTCGGATAGTTCAGTATCTCTGTATTCTCTTTCTTCTTTAGCTTCCAAAATATCCAAATAAGATAATATTTCTAAAAGTATAATCCTTTCATATTTTGAAGATGGAAAAATATCTTTTAAAGTTTTTTCTAATTTGTTTGCTGAGTCTTTTTCATTGTTATATGAATCTATTTGTTTTAGAATATCATTAAAAATTTTTACATCATATGGAGTTGGATAGAATTCAAAATCATTAATTTTTTTAAACTCTTCTAAATCAAAATAAATATATGATAAATGTTCAAGCCTCACTCCGCCCCATTTATATTTTTCAAAATTATATACATTTCTATCTTGTAAATTAAAGTCATCGCCTATGATATAGTAATTATCATTGCATTCATTACAATATGAGGGATATGATTTATTATTTATAAAACTATGAATATTGATTTTTTTGCCTAAATATAAACTTGATATAAAACTTCTTAAATTTAATTGTCTAGTTGACAAACTGCACAAAAATGCTCTTACTGTATTTTCAAAATTAATTTCTTTTACCAAATCATTTATTTTTATTATAAGCTCATCATGTTTAATAATTTCATCTGTAAAATCAAACATAAGTCCTTTTTCTTTTGCATATAAAAAATCATCATCATTTATTATCATTTTATCATCATCAATCCAGCCATTTTTCCAAAAATAATTAAATAATATTTTTTTAGCTTTCTTATCAGTTATATGCATGTACTATCCTCATATTTTTTTATAATATAAAAATATTTAAATATCTAATTTTCAACCTTCATCATTATGATATATCATTAATTTAGTCATACCGCCATAAACTAAGTATTTCCTACTTTAGCACTAAGATGCTGTAAAATATCTTCTTTGCTAAATTCTGCATTATATTTTGAGGCATCAGTAATAACAGATACTTTATTATTCATTTTATTAACCCTTTTATTAAACATTATTAAGAAATAATTATAAATATAAAATCAAGTTTGCTGATGGAACATTGCAGTAATATTGCAGTTTGTACAGATTTCTATAAATAAAGTACCTTCTGCTATAGATTCAATAGTATGCCATTGAATTTGCATTAAGTATTTCATTTTCTTTCCGCAGCTTGGACATTTCATATATTCCCAGTCCTGAATCCAATTAGCAAATCCGCCTATTGTATTTAAAGTATCATCAAATGCTCCATAAAACAAAGGCACTTCATGTTTTGAAAGAATATAATTATTGTTATGCATTAAATTTAATTCTTCTTCCTCTAAATAATTTTCTTCAGAAGGATAATAATTTTCAGACTCTTTATCAAAAGGAAGTATTTTGCTTCCTCCTTTTAAATCATATTTTGAATAAGTTGTATTATAAGTTACACAATTAGGACAGCATGAAGCCTTTATTATACCATCAACACCTATAAATTTAAGTCTTTTATCTCTGCCGTCAATAATAGCCATATCCATAGTTTTGCATCCGCATTCTGGACAATTTTCATTTCTTAATGAAGCTATTTTAATAGGGCTTTTTTCTTTTTCTTCTTTGTTTTGAGCTTTATCTAAATAATAGCATTTATCAAAATTTAGTATTTGCCTTTTTTTATCTTTATCAAAAGTCCAGCCCGCACATTCAGCATAATTGGAAGGATCAACATAAAGTTTCTTTCTCCATTCTCTTGGATTCATTTCAAAATCATATAAGCAGTCAAGTGAAATATCATCGCCCTGCATAGCTAAACATGATAATAAATTAGCTCCTTCAGAATAATCTTTAGTGGCTTTTATTCTTTTTATAAGTTCATCTCTTATTTCTTCACCTGCTTTATAATAAAATACTTTAGGATAATAAATTTTTTTCTCTAATGCTTTTTTTGCTATATCTTTTAAATCTATATTTCTATATGCAATTAAATCATAGATGTAAATCCCTTCTATTAATTCTTTATCAACATCTTTTTCATTTAGATTTTCTACATATTTATTGATCATATCTTTTATTTCATTATCAGTTAAAGATAGAGTTTTATTTCTCCCCTCTTCTGCCTTACATTTAAAGCATAAACCTTTATAACCCAATTCTACTCCGCATTTATCGCATTTATGTTTAAGCATATTTACACCTCAAATATAAATATTTTAATTGCTTTCATTATAGTAAAAAAAATACTATTTGTCAAAAATGTTTTATTTGTAGTTTATACTTGCAAATTTTAAAGTTTGTCAATTTTTATGTTGTTCTTTTTCCCGCCGCAAAAAGAACCAAAAAGTGCAATTATATAATTAATATTATTTAACACAATATTTATAATGGAATGACAAATTACTATTAAAATATAGAGTTAAAAAAAATCTTCAATAAAATAAAAAAATAATAAAACAATTTTTCATTATGACGATAAATCAAAATGGGATGATATATATTTTTTAATTAGGAGTTAAAAATATGAGAGTTACAGAGCAAGCCCAATATAATAGAGCTATAAGCAGTATCAAGAAAAATTATAGTGAAATGGAAGCATCTCAAACAAGGCTATCTACAGGTCAAAGAGTACAAAGACCGCATGAAAATGTTACATCCACAATCAATTCTATTTATTACAGAACAAGAAAATCATCATTAGATAGATACCAAAATAATATAGTAGACGGTAAAGAAAGATTAAGCGTAGCACATGATTCTATGAGTTCTATTACACAAGCCTTAGCAAGAGCAAGAGATTTAGCTGTACAAGGTGCAAACAGTACATATTCTGCAGAAGACAGAGCTAAAATGGCTATGGAAGTAGAAGAAATGATAGAAAGAATATACGACATATCTAAAACTCAAAGTAAGGGAGAGTTTATATTCTCTGGTACAAGTGTAAAAACTGCACCATTCAGAGCATTATACGGACATGATGAAAAAGCAGGACGTTCAATAATTCAAACAGTAATGTATGAAGGCGATGCTAATGCTCAAAACAGAGAAATAGAAAACGGTCAATATATAAATGTAGGTACACCTGGAAACTATGCTTTTTGGGGTACAAACATGGAAATAATATCAACAGTTGATGCAGGCAATTATGTTGCTTCAGAAAATCAGGATATTATGATAGATGATATGGTTATAAACATAAAGCAAGGCGACAATATTGAAGCTATAGTTCAGAGAATAAATGATGCTAATGGAAATGTTAGTGCTACTATAGGAGATTTAAGAGGAGGTGCTAAAGTTATACAATTAAAAACATCTACTCCTCATAAAATACTTTTACAAGATTTAAAAGGCGGCACTGTATTACAAGATATAGGTTTAGTAAGACAAGGAGCAGGAAACATTCCAGAAAACAATTATGAACCTAGTGCTGTTATCTCTGGTAAATCTTTATTTGAGAGTTTAATATATTTAAGAGATGCTATGCTTAATGATGATGTTAGAGCTATAGGAAGCGAGGCTTTAGGATATATAGATAGTGCCATAGATAATGTTACAACTGTTCAAGCTAATGCTTCTTCAAAAGTAACAAGACTTGATATGGGTTACAATAGTTTTGAAGACCAAAAACTTGCTATAGATGAAGCTTTAGCTAAAAATGAAAATATTGATTATGCTGAAGAGATTGTTAATTTCAATATGTGGCAATATGCTCATAATGCAACATTACAAACAACAGGAAGATTATTAGGAAGAACATTATTAGATTATATGAGATAATATAAACTAATTAACAATAAAAACTTAAAGGAAATTATTTAATGCCAGAAATAGAATCTAGAATATTAGGAAAAGTAGAAGTTTCTGATAACAATTTATATCACCTTAACGGCAGCATATTAGCATTTGAGGACTATGATGAGTTTTATTTGCTTAATATGGACGAAGATGGTACTTTTAAAATACTTCAATCTAAAGATGATAAAAATATATGTTTTATATTGATAGATCCATTTCTGGTATTTAAAGATTATAAACCAGATGTTCATGATAATGATATAAAACTGCTTGAAATTGAAAAAGAAGAAGATATACATTTGCTTACAATCGTAACAATACCAAATGATAATTTTAAAGCTATGAGTACAAATTTAATAGCCCCAATAGTTTTTAATATAAAAAATCACAAAGCGAGACAATGTACAGTTATTGGAGATAAATATAATACCAGACATTCTATATTTGCAGAAAACAATGCTGAAAATAATAATAAGAAAGAGGAGAAAAGTTGATATATGCTTGTACTATCTAGAAAAATCAATCAAAGCATTGTTATAGGCGATAACATAGAAATTATGCTTGTTGATATAAGAGGCGATCAAATAAAATTAGGCATCAATGCTCCAAGAGATGTAAAGATATTTAGAAAAGAGGTTTATGAAGAGATAGAAAGTCAAAACTTAGAAGCTTCTAAAGCAAATCCTGAACAATTAAATATTTTAAGCAGCTTTGTAAAAAACAAATTAGAGAAAAATAAATAATTTCTATAATACTATTCTTTCTAATTCATAATTAATTTTTATATATCGAGAAATAAAATCATTAAAATCTTTTTTATTACCCGTTGTAAAAAATTTTAAATGCCCACCAGAAGTATTAGCTAAATTGTTATCAATAATATATTTTTTTATAGATAATGCTATTTTCGTACTTGGGTCTATTATATTTTTTATATTAGTTTTTTTATTGTTTACAACAGATTTTATATCATCAATTATGAAAGGATAGTGCGTACAAGCAAGAAGCAAAGTATCAGAATTATCATCTATTTTTTTTACGTACTCTTCTAAAACTTTTAGTCTATCATCATAACTATACCAATTATTTTCTATCATAGGACATAATTTCTGACAAGCTACCTGAGTAACTTTTATTTTATCATTATAATGAAGTATTTTATCATGGTATATATTAGAATGAACTGTAAACTCTGTTGCCATTATAGATATATTATTATTTTTGGTATTATCAATTATATCCTCTACCCCATTAGATATTATTTCTATTATAGGTATATTATTATATTTTTCTTTTAATATATCATAAGACGAAGCTGTGATAGTATTGCAAGCAATAACAGCCATTTTGCAATTTTGTTTTACAAGAAAGTCTAATATTTTGATAGATAATTTATTAATCTCATCTTTAGATTTATCACCATATGGTATATTACTATTATCTCCAAGATATATATAATTTTCATTAGGAAGCATATTCAATAATTTTTTTAAAACACTTACGCCGCCAAATCCAGAATCAAAGACGGCTATAGGCTTAGATAACACACTCATTAAATAAATCCAAATAAAATTTTTGATATTATATACAGTATACTATAAAAGTCAAATATATTGTGATATATAGTTTTTATTTTGTATTAAAAATACTTGTATATATGTAAAAAATAGTGTATAATGTTTCCAAAATAAAAGTAGGAGGATTTCATGAACGGAAGTATCATAGAAGCCTTACAAATAATGCTTATAGGTATGGGCGTAGTAGTGTTGTTCTTGATAATATTAGTTTATGTAATGAAACTAGTAAGTGCTATTATTGCACAAGTAGATAAAATTATGCCTCAAAAAGAGGAAGAACAAACTGCATTACCAGTTCAATCTATGAGTAATGACAAAATGGTTGCTATTGCTATAGCTTTAGCACATGTTCATAGTAATAAAAAGTAATGGACAAGTATAAGGAGAAATTAATATGGCAAAAAAAGAAGTAAAATTTATGGTAACAGCATTTAGGGACGGATTTCAATCTGTTTACGGTGCGAGAGTATT
This window harbors:
- a CDS encoding M20 family metallopeptidase, with the translated sequence MQKNKYLILDDKLNSIEKYLIDLRRDLHKHPELGFEEFYTSKKISSILKSLNIKHKVKVAETGIVADIEGEDKSFTVAFRADMDALPMEDLKKCEYSSINKGKCHSCGHDVHTTILTGIAKYFSEIKPPCNIRLIYQPAEETTGGALPMIKKNALKNVNVIYGLHVNPELKVGSIGVKYGAMYASSNMFDVKVYGKSAHGAKSYNGIDSILIASHILTQMHSYTSSFTDGSMRLHVGLINGGSARNIVADSVKMEGIIRMLCDDKKRKERLTAIEKIVKNTAYSFNAKAEFINMPSYPALINHSNAVDIVRESANNIKLNIVEENANMTTEDFSYYLQNISGAFFSLGVANKKINYPIHNSMFDIDESAINIGVKMQIANVYESYLKKDLFKKIKNN
- the dapA gene encoding 4-hydroxy-tetrahydrodipicolinate synthase translates to MSLFEGAGVALITPFTKDGEINYKKLAELIEYQIANKTDAIIAAGTTAESATLTREERIEVIKFCIEVTNKRTMLIAGTGTNVTKTAVELTQKSCEYGADAIMAVTPYYNKGNESGLIDYYTQIANASKAPVIMYNVPSRTGVKLPLNVIKKLSEISNIVAIKEASGDMSYTADIANIAPKLDLYSGNDDMVTPILALGGKGVISVTSNIIPKENHDMVMNFLNGKVEESIKAQVHYIDLVRAMFIEVNPVPIKEAMNIMGFDVGPCRSPLGPLSEKNREYVAQIINKYGIKK
- the dapB gene encoding 4-hydroxy-tetrahydrodipicolinate reductase, with amino-acid sequence MNTTKIIIHGIGTMGTILKDIVEKDDSLELAGFADNLTNEKGDVIVDFSHFSLIEDMLNYGVKNNIPIVICTTGYDDKILEKINEASKKIPIVLASNTSIGVTLMNEIVSKVASVLNDFDIEIVETHHNKKIDSPSGTAKTLYNTINNTLNNEMHLVNGRSGTHKREKKEIGMHSLRGGSVVGEHSVIFYGDDEAIEITHKAMSKKIFAHGSIKAAKFLVGNKSPKLYNMKEVLS
- a CDS encoding serine/threonine protein kinase: MKIVNSWNDFDPLKHVIVGRADNCCIAPSEPASKAKVPLNSPMRGMTGPRPLDTVEKANAQLDNLCKILEQHGVKVDRPTPLQWNQAVVTPHFMTGSMFGCMPPRDVLLTIGNEIIAAPMSFRSRYFEYLAYSPILRKYFDEDPDFKWISAPRPELGDASYDMHYFDGDVTEEVLLERTAKLHMVTTEHEILFDAADVMRVGKDLFCQHGLTTNRKAMEWLRRQYPDFRVHAVNFPGDPYPIHIDATFVPLRPGLIINNPTRKLPVEQRKIFEANGWEIVDAAKPAHETPPPLCYSSVWLSMNCLVLDHKTVLVEASEVYQMEQMDKLGMNVIPVPFRDAYPFGGGLHCATADVYREGSCEDYFPKQVDDPTLVTYKKW
- a CDS encoding MATE family efflux transporter, with amino-acid sequence MINRVEEMEKSFFKYVLPSIVSTMLGGLYIVVDGFFVGNSMGDNGLTAINLVYPIGTVLFATAAMLGMGGSVIMSTYLGAGNIDKFNKAKINTFITLIIASIILTVLLLLIKNKLIYQLGARGIIFEQANSYITTIILGGTFQIISAGSMPIIRNSGKTIHAMSFMGIGLITNIILDYVFLMVLRLGTFGAALATIIAQAIVSAISIYYLFIRKKYRTKIRLSDFDLSMSKRAIQIGLSPFGLVMAPSLIVIFNNLQCIKYGGYIGTSVYSVINYIYGSIIYLFEGIAEGCQPMISFFKGAKREELMRKVLKRGILFSSVLGSILIIVVLLFKNKLGIMFGASIETNNIVSIAMPIIAISFILQPMVRIGTAYFYSSGESKYASFLTYIDPLFVSPLCIMILPIFFKLNGVWLAMPVAQIILMSLLSIIYYNTNIKKTDFYNNKEVYDTNN
- a CDS encoding N-acetyltransferase family protein encodes the protein MPIRLATSEDTKQILDIYSNYIDTNITFEYSLPSIEEFEKRIKNIIEVYPYLVYEEDEKILGYAYGHSFMEREAYKWDVELSIYMDYNYKSKGLGKKLCLTLINILKYQGFKTLYSRVTSGNAASEKFHDYFEFKKCGILYNTGYKLSKWHDVIIYEKQINEYDEKPKDIIKIKDIDRDTLKTIISTI